One part of the Rutidosis leptorrhynchoides isolate AG116_Rl617_1_P2 chromosome 1, CSIRO_AGI_Rlap_v1, whole genome shotgun sequence genome encodes these proteins:
- the LOC139870966 gene encoding trans-resveratrol di-O-methyltransferase-like, with protein sequence MDLNQSLGEADELFEAQAHIYRHIFNYATSMSLGCALELGIPNIIHDHERPITIQELVSKLNLPITKTLHLQRLMRLLIHSKFFSITKFHDQENEDEKEGYVLTVASKLLLKNNNTSENSQNQPNLLPFANLILDPVLMTPWQFLGKWFNGNESTVFETAHGTPMWEFANKNPGFNELFNDAMASDSRMMSLVVKDCKDIFGSVDSLVDVGGGTGLNAKILLEAFPHMTCTVFDLPHVVVNKIETKNLKYVGGDMFCSIPSTDAVFFKNVLHNWSDENVVKILKQCKEAIQRKEDDDDGDGKKGKLVIIDMVVDENQDRHEITETKLVFDILMMVLVTGRERTKNEWEKLFLEAGFSRYKITPIFGLRSLMEVFP encoded by the exons ATGGATCTGAATCAAAGCCTAGGGGAAGCAGATGAGCTATTTGAAGCTCAAGCTCATATATATAGGCACATCTTCAATTATGCAACTTCTATGTCACTTGGTTGTGCACTTGAACTCGGCATACCAAATATTATTCATGATCATGAAAGACCAATCACCATTCAAGAACTCGTTTCGAAGCTCAATCTCCCCATCACGAAAACCCTTCATTTGCAACGTCTTATGCGCTTGTTAATCCACTCCAAATTCTTCTCAATCACAAAATTTCATGATCAAGAAAATGAAGATGAAAAAGAAGGGTATGTTCTCACGGTTGCATCAAAGTTGTTACTCAAGAATAACAACACAAGTGAAAATTCTCAAAACCAACCAAACTTATTACCATTTGCTAATCTGATACTTGATCCTGTTTTAATGACTCCTTGGCAATTTTTGGGAAAATGGTTTAATGGAAACGAGTCAACGGTGTTTGAGACAGCTCATGGGACTCCTATGTGGGAATTTGCTAACAAGAATCCGGGATTTAATGAGCTGTTTAATGATGCAATGGCAAGTGATTCTCGAATGATGAGTTTAGTGGTAAAGGATTGTAAAGATATATTTGGAAGTGTGGATTCATTAGTTGATGTTGGCGGTGGAACCGGACTCAATGCTAAGATACTCCTTGAAGCTTTTCCACATATGACTTGCACCGTTTTTGATCTCCCACATGTTGTCGTTAACAAGATCGAAACGAAGAATCTCAAATATGTTGGTGGTGATATGTTTTGCTCAATCCCATCTACCGATGCTGTATTTTTTAAG AATGTTTTGCATAATTGGAGCGATGAGAATGTTGTGAAGATACTAAAACAATGTAAGGAAGCGATTCAAcgtaaagaagatgatgatgatggtgatgggaaGAAAGGGAAATTGGTGATCATAGATATGGTGGTAGACGAAAACCAAGATCGGCATGAGATCACAGAAACAAAGCTCGTATTCGACATCTTGATGATGGTTTTGGTTACGGGACGAGAAAGAACGAAAAACGAGTGGGAGAAACTTTTCCTTGAAGCTGGTTTTAGTCGATATAAAATAACTCCCATCTTTGGCTTAAGATCTCTTATGGAGGTTTTTCCCTAA